The proteins below are encoded in one region of Reichenbachiella sp. 5M10:
- a CDS encoding aldehyde dehydrogenase family protein — translation MSTPIKLLFENQLAKSLELRSESIKERKERLFQLKTWILTHKDRIRKALHHDLKRSIDDIDLTEIFPVTGEINKALHHLNEWSRAKRVSAGLTYLGTVSHIQYEPKGRCLIIAPWNYPFQLMCCPLVSCIAAGNTAILKPSENTPATSLLIREMIEELYDANTVTVVEGAVEETQELLSLPFDHIFFTGSTTVGKIVMESAAKHLTSVTLELGGKSPVIIDESADAEDAAKKITWGRFSNNGQTCIAPDYIFVHESKLDTFVASSKKHIQHMFDPESVGLEHSSSYSRIVNSRQTNRLLEILDDALDKGAKTLIGGDHKASKLFIEPTLLSDIDDSARIWNEEIFGPIMPLRAYTNLAPIIDHINTQAKPLSLYLFSQNKQTQQTIANRTSSGSLVINDVVIQYTHPNLPFGGVNHSGIGKSHGHFGFLEFSNQKPVLKQRVGWTTAMLFYPPLSPIKRWLLAWMTKII, via the coding sequence ATGTCTACTCCTATCAAACTTCTCTTCGAAAACCAACTGGCCAAATCGCTTGAACTCAGGTCCGAAAGCATCAAAGAGCGAAAAGAGAGGCTATTCCAACTCAAGACATGGATACTCACCCACAAAGACCGTATCAGAAAAGCCCTACACCATGATCTCAAACGAAGCATCGATGACATAGACCTTACCGAGATTTTTCCGGTCACGGGTGAAATCAACAAAGCACTGCATCACCTCAATGAATGGAGTCGTGCCAAGCGTGTAAGTGCTGGACTAACCTACTTGGGTACGGTCTCTCACATCCAATACGAGCCCAAGGGACGCTGTCTCATCATCGCCCCCTGGAACTACCCCTTCCAGTTGATGTGTTGTCCGCTGGTTTCTTGCATAGCCGCTGGCAACACCGCCATCCTCAAACCCTCCGAAAACACGCCTGCCACCTCGCTGCTCATACGAGAAATGATCGAAGAACTCTATGATGCCAATACCGTCACTGTGGTAGAGGGTGCAGTAGAAGAAACACAAGAATTGCTTTCCTTACCCTTCGACCACATCTTCTTCACTGGGAGCACGACAGTGGGCAAGATCGTCATGGAATCTGCTGCAAAACACCTCACGTCGGTCACGCTCGAACTCGGCGGCAAGTCACCCGTCATCATCGATGAAAGTGCCGATGCTGAAGATGCTGCAAAAAAAATCACATGGGGTCGCTTCTCCAACAACGGACAAACCTGTATCGCTCCCGACTACATCTTCGTACACGAGTCCAAACTCGATACCTTCGTCGCATCAAGCAAAAAACACATCCAGCACATGTTTGATCCCGAATCAGTGGGACTCGAACACTCGTCCAGCTACTCTCGTATCGTCAACTCTCGTCAGACCAACCGACTCCTGGAGATCCTAGACGATGCGCTAGACAAAGGAGCAAAAACACTAATAGGAGGTGATCATAAAGCATCTAAACTCTTCATCGAGCCCACTTTGCTCAGTGATATCGACGATAGTGCACGCATATGGAATGAAGAGATCTTTGGCCCAATCATGCCACTAAGAGCCTACACCAACCTGGCCCCCATCATCGATCACATCAATACCCAAGCCAAGCCCCTGTCTCTCTACTTGTTTTCACAAAACAAGCAGACACAGCAAACCATCGCTAACAGGACATCCTCAGGCTCACTAGTCATCAATGACGTGGTGATCCAGTATACTCACCCCAACCTGCCTTTTGGTGGGGTCAATCACAGCGGCATAGGCAAATCCCACGGGCATTTTGGTTTTCTCGAGTTTTCCAACCAAAAACCAGTGCTCAAACAACGCGTCGGCTGGACCACAGCAATGCTTTTTTACCCTCCTCTCAGCCCCATCAAACGATGGCTACTGGCATGGATGACCAAAATTATCTAG
- a CDS encoding glutathione peroxidase yields MKTLLITLSILFAATGMESAFYSFKVNALDSDQVIDFASFKGKKVLVVNVASKCGYTPQYKDLQALAEKYSETLVVLGMPCDQFAGQELDLESSIKQFCTDKFNVTFPMTTVIEVKGDDQHPVYAWLTQKSENGQGDYKVSWNFNKFLVDEKGQLVAYFPSGVKPLSSEITQYLD; encoded by the coding sequence ATGAAAACATTGCTGATTACCTTATCGATATTATTTGCTGCCACGGGCATGGAGTCTGCTTTCTACAGTTTTAAAGTCAATGCGCTAGACAGTGATCAAGTGATCGACTTTGCGTCTTTCAAAGGGAAGAAGGTCTTGGTGGTGAATGTAGCTTCTAAATGTGGTTATACTCCGCAGTATAAAGACTTGCAGGCTTTGGCCGAAAAGTACAGCGAGACCCTCGTGGTACTGGGTATGCCTTGCGACCAATTTGCAGGACAGGAGCTGGACTTAGAATCGTCCATCAAGCAGTTTTGTACGGATAAATTTAACGTGACCTTCCCAATGACGACTGTCATAGAAGTGAAAGGAGACGATCAACACCCCGTCTATGCCTGGCTGACACAAAAATCGGAGAATGGTCAAGGGGACTACAAGGTTTCTTGGAATTTTAATAAATTTCTGGTGGACGAAAAGGGTCAGCTTGTTGCATATTTCCCGTCAGGAGTCAAGCCTCTCAGCTCGGAGATTACTCAATATTTGGATTGA
- a CDS encoding DEAD/DEAH box helicase produces the protein MKVSPNEPFQLIYTLFEHQYLGYLFESFVIQLDPEGRLTFSHQNISSKNAKEFDHGLNEADYELIKIMDSMQPDTVVKHFEKKKVKPDEYLLKTFDPKSGDETKQEQILSHIERRRAKIMPLLKGKRLFEMGNDGEPAWKEIEVLEDEASVLFHFRRNEENTHYFPTIKHRDEKIEFQYKGAYILCNDPAFIVIENKLYSFQKNVDANKLKPFLNKKFIAVPRKLEDNYYRKFVAPLVASFDVYAKGFEIKTENHSLQPTLYFSELASTNGQSLELFGANGSAQQISESKILFELKFQYGEHKYKADHSKAVNVHVEQEEDNYTFYRIKRDLEKEKSYIDFLQDSGLPLKSSQSTVPLGQAFSWIAESKKYLEDAGINLIQNGKSVKKYFIGTSEMTVEIKENIDWFDIHAVVKFGEFEIPFKVIRNYILKNVKEIKLPNGEIAVIPDSWFDQYSELMAFSNEGQEEELQLQKHHISLVKELTESNLAQMTLKGKLQKLQDFDHIEDFEMPQGFKGELRAYQKAGYNWMRFLRSYSLGGCLADDMGLGKTVQTLALLQSVHGEAEAGTSLLVMPTSLIYNWEKESEKFTPQLKILNYTGVKRDKDTKKFAQYDLVLTSYGIIRQDIDLLQQFHFNYIILDESQVIKNPESIISKCVRDLNSTSKMILTGTPIENTTMDLWSQMSFVNPGLLGTKSFFKKQYQLPIEKKKDEVSTQKLYSIIKPFLLRRNKSQVATDLPEKIENVRYCTMSPEQEEAYEKVKSSYRNKIMKEIDEGGIGKSQFMILQGLTKLRQIANHPRLSDESYEGDSGKLEDISFMLDNAINKHHKILVFSQFVKHLKIVSKYLDDQGIKYAYLDGATKDRQKEVETFQKDESVQVFLISLKAGGLGLNLTQAEYVFLLDPWWNPAIEAQAIDRAHRIGQKNKVFTYRFITKNTVEEKIMHLQQNKKRLASDLITTEESFVKNLSKDDLVGLLD, from the coding sequence TCAAGCACTTCGAAAAGAAAAAAGTCAAGCCGGACGAATACTTGCTCAAAACATTCGACCCTAAATCGGGAGATGAAACCAAGCAAGAACAAATCCTCTCCCACATCGAGCGACGCAGGGCCAAAATCATGCCTTTGCTCAAGGGCAAGCGTCTATTTGAAATGGGCAATGACGGAGAACCAGCATGGAAAGAAATCGAAGTACTGGAGGATGAGGCCTCTGTTTTGTTTCACTTTCGTAGAAACGAAGAGAATACACACTACTTCCCGACCATCAAACACCGAGACGAGAAAATCGAATTTCAATACAAAGGAGCCTACATCCTATGCAACGACCCTGCCTTTATCGTGATTGAAAACAAGCTCTACAGCTTCCAAAAAAACGTAGACGCCAACAAACTCAAGCCCTTTCTCAACAAGAAATTCATTGCCGTACCGCGAAAATTGGAGGACAACTACTACCGCAAATTTGTCGCACCGTTGGTTGCTTCGTTTGACGTATATGCCAAAGGCTTTGAGATCAAAACCGAAAACCATTCGTTGCAGCCTACCCTCTATTTTTCGGAGCTAGCTAGTACCAATGGACAGTCCTTGGAATTGTTTGGAGCCAATGGGTCAGCCCAACAAATTTCCGAAAGCAAGATACTCTTTGAACTCAAGTTCCAGTATGGAGAACACAAATACAAAGCAGATCACTCCAAAGCAGTCAATGTCCATGTCGAACAAGAAGAGGACAACTATACATTTTACCGTATCAAACGAGACTTAGAAAAAGAGAAAAGTTACATCGACTTTTTGCAAGACTCTGGACTACCACTCAAGTCCTCTCAATCTACTGTCCCGTTGGGACAAGCTTTCTCTTGGATCGCCGAATCCAAAAAATACCTCGAAGATGCTGGGATCAACCTCATCCAAAACGGCAAAAGCGTCAAAAAATATTTCATCGGCACCTCAGAGATGACTGTAGAAATTAAAGAAAATATTGATTGGTTTGACATCCATGCTGTCGTCAAGTTTGGGGAATTCGAGATCCCGTTCAAAGTAATCCGAAACTACATCCTCAAGAACGTCAAAGAAATCAAACTACCCAACGGAGAGATTGCTGTGATTCCGGACAGTTGGTTTGACCAATATTCGGAACTCATGGCGTTTAGTAACGAAGGGCAAGAAGAAGAACTGCAACTCCAAAAACACCACATCTCGTTGGTCAAAGAACTCACTGAGTCTAATCTGGCACAGATGACACTCAAAGGAAAGTTGCAAAAACTGCAAGACTTTGATCACATCGAAGATTTCGAAATGCCTCAGGGCTTCAAAGGCGAGCTTCGCGCTTATCAAAAAGCGGGATACAACTGGATGCGCTTTTTGCGGTCATACAGTCTAGGAGGCTGTCTCGCCGATGACATGGGCTTGGGTAAGACGGTCCAGACCCTGGCACTCCTTCAGTCAGTACATGGCGAAGCAGAAGCAGGCACTAGTCTACTTGTAATGCCTACATCACTGATATACAACTGGGAGAAAGAGTCAGAAAAATTCACCCCCCAACTGAAAATACTCAACTATACTGGAGTCAAAAGAGACAAAGACACCAAAAAATTCGCACAATACGATCTCGTACTGACCTCCTATGGCATCATACGACAGGACATTGATTTGCTACAGCAGTTCCATTTCAATTACATCATCTTGGATGAATCACAAGTGATCAAAAACCCAGAATCGATCATTTCCAAATGTGTACGAGACCTCAACTCGACCAGCAAAATGATCTTGACCGGTACTCCCATAGAAAACACCACCATGGATCTTTGGTCACAGATGTCTTTTGTGAATCCTGGCCTCTTGGGCACCAAGTCCTTTTTCAAGAAACAATACCAACTACCTATTGAGAAGAAAAAAGATGAAGTAAGCACGCAAAAGCTCTACTCGATCATCAAACCCTTTCTACTCAGACGAAACAAGTCACAAGTAGCTACCGACCTACCCGAAAAAATAGAGAATGTACGCTACTGCACGATGTCTCCTGAACAAGAGGAAGCCTATGAAAAAGTAAAATCGTCGTACCGCAACAAGATCATGAAAGAAATCGATGAAGGCGGTATAGGCAAGTCACAGTTCATGATCCTACAAGGGCTCACCAAACTACGACAAATAGCCAACCACCCTAGGCTATCCGACGAAAGCTACGAAGGAGACTCAGGAAAACTCGAAGATATAAGTTTCATGCTTGACAATGCGATCAACAAGCATCACAAAATCCTAGTCTTTTCACAATTCGTCAAGCACCTCAAGATTGTCTCGAAGTACCTCGATGATCAAGGGATCAAATATGCTTACCTCGATGGTGCGACCAAAGACCGTCAAAAGGAAGTGGAAACATTTCAAAAGGACGAGAGTGTTCAGGTTTTTTTGATTTCACTCAAAGCAGGTGGACTTGGGCTCAACCTCACCCAAGCGGAGTACGTCTTCTTGCTCGACCCTTGGTGGAACCCCGCCATCGAAGCTCAAGCTATCGATCGAGCTCATCGAATAGGCCAAAAAAACAAAGTATTCACCTATCGATTCATCACCAAAAACACCGTGGAAGAGAAAATCATGCATCTACAGCAAAACAAAAAACGCCTAGCCTCTGACCTGATTACCACAGAAGAAAGTTTTGTCAAGAATCTATCAAAAGACGACTTGGTTGGTCTACTGGACTAA
- a CDS encoding M14 family metallopeptidase produces the protein MISFLRIIFAACLLLQYSLFAQEVLPPVQPWSGSSLELVADSSNPWITPSEKTKLTETPNYEETMQWIHRLVDASPLLRMEVVGVSEQQREIVMVIASSDRRTAAADLKASSKPLLLAQAGIHAGEIDGKDAGMMLLRDIAFGGKEGLLDKVNFLFVPILNVDGHERVTAYSRVNQRGPKQMGWRTNAQNLNLNRDYSKLETAGVQSVVQVINNYDPDLYVDLHVTDGADYQYDITYGWAGESGFSLYSAQWLDTVFKPAMNTALSSQGHIPGPLMFAFNDRDFSEGNTEFAFSPRFSETYGDLRHTPSILVENHSLKPYDQRVLGTYVFLEEALQLMAQYGKSLQKKRIKDQAVRLDSVTLAYELSPSLEDSMTLLGIKSRMKPSQITNGEYIAWTGTPVTEQIVVRRMNKPAKVVKMPQAYWVPAEWQAVIGKLLDHGVQMEVLTESRSVQVSSYVLDEFTMSSVPFEGHVRCGDFSHHRVTSDKTYRKGSVRVTTDQPLGALVALLLEPDSPDSFLQWGYFHSIFSRTEYIEEYVIEPMAEQMLAEDEELARRFAEKKAKDKEFAESPRAIYAWFYAQSPYYDEAWKVYPVAREE, from the coding sequence ATGATTTCATTTCTTAGAATAATTTTCGCGGCATGTCTGCTGCTACAGTATAGTCTATTTGCTCAAGAGGTATTGCCGCCTGTGCAACCTTGGAGTGGTTCGAGTTTGGAGCTAGTTGCTGATAGCAGTAATCCTTGGATTACGCCTAGTGAAAAGACCAAGCTAACCGAGACCCCGAATTATGAAGAAACCATGCAGTGGATACATCGCTTGGTGGATGCGTCTCCCTTGCTCCGAATGGAGGTCGTGGGAGTGAGTGAGCAGCAACGGGAGATTGTGATGGTCATCGCTTCATCGGACCGGCGAACTGCAGCGGCTGATTTAAAAGCCAGTTCCAAGCCTTTGCTGTTGGCGCAAGCCGGAATCCATGCAGGAGAGATCGATGGCAAGGATGCAGGCATGATGCTGCTGCGTGACATAGCTTTTGGGGGCAAAGAAGGACTACTTGACAAAGTCAACTTCCTGTTTGTGCCAATACTCAATGTCGATGGGCACGAGCGTGTCACGGCTTATAGTCGGGTCAATCAGAGAGGTCCCAAGCAAATGGGCTGGCGTACCAATGCGCAAAATCTCAACCTCAACAGAGACTACAGTAAATTGGAGACTGCCGGTGTGCAGTCTGTCGTACAAGTGATCAACAACTATGATCCAGACCTCTATGTGGACCTGCATGTCACTGATGGAGCAGACTACCAATATGATATCACTTACGGTTGGGCAGGGGAATCGGGGTTTTCTTTGTATAGTGCACAATGGTTAGATACTGTTTTCAAACCTGCGATGAACACAGCTTTGAGTAGTCAGGGGCATATCCCTGGTCCGCTCATGTTTGCATTCAACGACCGGGATTTTAGTGAAGGCAATACTGAGTTTGCTTTTAGTCCACGGTTTTCGGAGACCTACGGAGATCTCAGGCATACGCCGAGCATCTTGGTCGAAAACCACTCACTCAAGCCATATGATCAGCGTGTCTTAGGGACGTACGTGTTTTTGGAGGAGGCACTCCAGTTGATGGCACAATACGGCAAATCGCTCCAAAAGAAACGTATCAAAGATCAGGCTGTGCGTTTGGATTCTGTGACCTTGGCCTATGAGCTCAGTCCGTCTCTAGAGGATTCGATGACACTACTGGGGATCAAGTCTCGCATGAAACCCTCGCAGATTACAAATGGAGAATACATCGCATGGACCGGTACTCCTGTCACGGAGCAAATTGTTGTGCGTCGAATGAACAAGCCTGCCAAAGTCGTCAAGATGCCTCAAGCCTATTGGGTCCCAGCCGAGTGGCAGGCAGTGATAGGTAAGTTGCTGGATCACGGTGTGCAAATGGAGGTGTTGACCGAGTCTCGTTCAGTGCAAGTCAGTAGCTATGTGCTGGATGAGTTTACGATGAGTTCGGTGCCTTTCGAAGGGCACGTGCGATGCGGAGACTTCTCTCATCATCGTGTCACTTCGGACAAAACCTACCGGAAAGGAAGCGTACGTGTCACGACAGATCAACCCTTGGGCGCATTGGTAGCCCTGTTGTTGGAGCCAGATTCACCCGATAGCTTCTTGCAGTGGGGGTATTTTCATTCCATTTTTTCTAGGACAGAGTATATTGAAGAGTATGTGATCGAGCCCATGGCAGAGCAAATGCTGGCAGAGGATGAAGAATTGGCTCGTCGATTCGCTGAGAAAAAGGCCAAGGACAAGGAATTTGCCGAATCCCCTCGTGCCATCTATGCGTGGTTTTATGCTCAATCTCCTTATTATGACGAAGCGTGGAAGGTATATCCGGTCGCTCGGGAAGAATGA
- the htpG gene encoding molecular chaperone HtpG: protein MQEKGNISIHTENIFPIIKKFLYSDHEIFLRELVSNAVDASQKLKQLSGIGEFKGELGDLKVEVSFDEKAKTITISDRGIGMTAEDIKKYINQIAFSGATEFVEKYKDKGDEQQIIGHFGLGFYSAFMVAEKVEINSLSHVEGSEPARWICDGSTEFEISAGDRTERGTDIILHVNMEDSAEFLNEARLQGILDKYCKFLPIEVQFGQKDKQVEDGKDEDDKPKYKTVKEDNIINNPTPLWTKSPADLKDEDYLAFYRELYPFSDEPLFWIHLNVDYPFNLTGILYFPKVKNDFEMQKNKIQLYSRQVFITDEVKDVVPEFLMLLHGVIDSPDIPLNVSRSFLQADGNVKKINSYITKKVADKLNDLYKKDRKAFEAKWPDIGLFVKYGMLSDEKFYDKAKDFALLENVDGEFFNFDEYKTKTEALQKDKSDNLVYLYATDPAKQHTFIQSVKKKSYDVLKMDGPLDSHFIGTLEHKLEKTQLKRVDADTVDKLIDKDEKIDSVLSDEDKEAVKALFETAINDKNSTVAVESLASDEMPVIVTMPEFMRRMKDMQRQGGGGMMMMGDMPDQYNVAINANHPLVSKVLSTDQEDSKQKLARQAYDLALLSQGLLEGEALTQFINRSIDISAE, encoded by the coding sequence ATGCAAGAGAAAGGTAATATTTCGATTCATACCGAGAATATTTTTCCAATCATCAAGAAGTTTCTGTACTCGGATCATGAGATCTTTTTGAGGGAGTTGGTTTCAAATGCCGTAGATGCATCGCAAAAACTGAAACAACTATCTGGGATCGGCGAGTTCAAAGGTGAACTCGGAGACTTGAAAGTAGAAGTAAGTTTCGACGAAAAAGCAAAAACAATCACGATTAGTGACCGAGGTATCGGGATGACCGCTGAGGACATCAAAAAATACATCAATCAGATTGCATTCTCTGGCGCGACAGAGTTTGTGGAGAAGTACAAGGACAAAGGAGATGAGCAGCAGATTATCGGTCACTTTGGGCTGGGTTTTTATTCGGCTTTCATGGTGGCAGAGAAGGTCGAAATCAACTCTCTCTCTCATGTGGAGGGGTCTGAACCTGCACGATGGATCTGTGACGGGTCGACGGAGTTTGAGATCAGCGCTGGTGACCGAACCGAGCGAGGTACAGACATTATTCTACATGTCAATATGGAGGATTCTGCTGAGTTTCTCAACGAAGCAAGACTCCAAGGTATCTTAGACAAATACTGCAAATTTTTGCCTATTGAGGTGCAGTTTGGTCAGAAAGACAAGCAAGTAGAAGACGGCAAGGATGAGGATGACAAGCCGAAATACAAAACGGTCAAAGAGGATAATATCATAAACAACCCTACTCCGCTGTGGACCAAGTCTCCAGCGGATTTGAAAGATGAGGATTATTTGGCCTTCTACAGAGAACTTTATCCTTTCTCTGACGAACCTTTGTTTTGGATTCATCTCAACGTGGATTATCCGTTCAATCTGACGGGTATATTGTATTTTCCTAAAGTGAAAAATGACTTTGAGATGCAGAAGAACAAGATTCAGCTGTATTCTCGTCAGGTATTCATCACAGATGAGGTCAAAGATGTTGTGCCGGAGTTCTTGATGCTCTTGCATGGTGTGATCGACTCACCAGATATCCCACTCAATGTATCGCGTAGCTTCTTGCAAGCCGATGGGAATGTCAAGAAGATCAACTCATACATCACCAAGAAAGTGGCCGACAAGTTGAATGACTTGTATAAAAAAGACCGCAAGGCTTTCGAAGCAAAATGGCCTGATATTGGGTTGTTTGTGAAGTATGGTATGCTCAGTGATGAGAAGTTCTATGACAAGGCCAAGGATTTTGCCTTGCTCGAAAATGTAGACGGTGAATTCTTCAATTTTGACGAATACAAGACCAAGACAGAAGCATTGCAGAAGGACAAGAGTGATAACCTGGTCTACCTCTATGCGACAGACCCTGCCAAGCAGCATACCTTCATTCAGTCTGTGAAGAAGAAATCATATGATGTCTTGAAGATGGATGGCCCATTGGATTCTCACTTTATTGGGACGCTGGAGCACAAGCTTGAAAAAACACAGCTCAAGCGTGTAGATGCCGATACCGTAGACAAACTCATCGACAAAGACGAGAAAATCGATTCTGTACTCTCTGATGAGGACAAGGAGGCCGTCAAGGCTCTTTTCGAAACGGCCATCAACGACAAGAACTCTACTGTAGCTGTGGAGTCTCTCGCTTCGGATGAGATGCCTGTGATTGTGACCATGCCGGAGTTCATGCGTCGAATGAAGGACATGCAGCGCCAAGGTGGTGGTGGTATGATGATGATGGGAGATATGCCTGATCAATACAACGTAGCGATCAATGCGAACCACCCTCTCGTATCGAAAGTACTGTCTACAGATCAGGAGGATAGCAAGCAGAAATTGGCGAGACAAGCTTATGATCTGGCGCTGTTGTCGCAAGGGCTGCTAGAGGGAGAAGCTCTCACGCAGTTTATCAACAGATCGATCGATATTTCTGCCGAATAA
- a CDS encoding toxin-antitoxin system YwqK family antitoxin, protein MQRIVTLTGWLGLGLSLMIGTGMPGFAQEYVSDEDLLETQYEAPLTVDLDAEEEEREIVLKKKKPKRNVYFGKKTRKGFARTGFGRSEVLELFSYLKVYEEPVPYVRDVYWYDFSKRKIVKSRKIDKDNAGILHGPYRKMLGDQMIEEGIFYMGVKHGRWSTWNKHDILQSKEKYYKGWPKESMVAYHNRETRELKEIIPVHFGEREGNYYAFHESGNLAAYGEFQFDHRVGIWREYYDQRNRRKREIVYSKDPFDDEFVPYIIREWDDHGKLIYDRSK, encoded by the coding sequence ATGCAAAGAATAGTAACTCTTACCGGATGGTTAGGCCTTGGGCTGAGTTTGATGATTGGCACGGGCATGCCTGGTTTCGCACAGGAGTATGTCAGTGACGAAGATCTGCTAGAGACACAGTATGAGGCACCGTTGACAGTGGATTTGGATGCTGAAGAAGAGGAGCGCGAGATAGTGCTCAAAAAGAAGAAGCCGAAGCGAAATGTTTATTTTGGTAAGAAAACTAGAAAGGGATTTGCTCGTACTGGTTTTGGGCGCAGCGAAGTACTAGAGTTGTTTTCATACCTCAAGGTCTATGAGGAACCGGTGCCTTATGTGCGTGACGTGTATTGGTATGACTTTAGCAAACGCAAGATCGTCAAATCACGAAAGATAGACAAAGACAACGCAGGGATACTGCATGGGCCCTATCGCAAAATGTTGGGGGATCAGATGATAGAGGAGGGTATCTTCTATATGGGAGTCAAGCACGGACGGTGGTCCACCTGGAACAAACACGACATCCTTCAAAGTAAAGAGAAATATTATAAAGGATGGCCCAAAGAGTCAATGGTGGCTTATCACAATCGAGAGACAAGAGAGCTCAAGGAGATTATTCCGGTTCATTTCGGGGAGCGAGAAGGCAACTACTACGCGTTTCACGAAAGTGGTAACTTGGCTGCATACGGTGAGTTTCAGTTTGATCACCGTGTGGGTATCTGGAGAGAGTACTATGATCAACGGAACCGACGAAAACGTGAAATAGTCTATTCCAAGGATCCATTTGATGACGAGTTTGTGCCTTATATCATCCGTGAGTGGGACGATCATGGCAAATTGATTTACGATCGTTCCAAATAG